GCGGCTACATTGGTTGGTTAATAATTCAAGCTGCCAAATGGGTACATCCATTATTGGGAATTGCCATAGAAATTATTCTTTTAGCTAGTTGTTTTGCCCTGAGGAGTTTGCGAACAGCAGCAGAAGCTGTTTTACAACCTTTAAAATTAGGAAATCTCCAGGAGGCTCGTAAAATTTTAAGTAATTACGTTGGTCGAGATACACAAAACCTCACAGAACTAGAAATTTTGCGAGCTGTTTTAGAAACAGTTACAGAAAATGCCACCGATGGGGTGATGGCTCCACTTTTTTATGCAATTATTGGTAGTTTTGTACTAGGTGTGGGTGCAACTCCTGTTGCTTTAGCATATAAAGCCAGTAGTACCCTTGATTCAATGGTGGGTTATCGGGAAGCACCTTACACTTATTTGGGTTGGTTTAGTGCTAGGTTAGAGGATTGTTTGACTTGGATACCTTGTCGCTTAACAGTCTTGACTTTGGGGCTATTATCTGGTAATCCTTGGCATGTGTGGCGAATCTGTAGACGGGATGCAGTGCTTGATCCTAGTCCTAACTCTGGTTGGAGTGAATGTGCTTATGCTGCGATTTTGGGTGTGCAGATGGGCGGTATAAATTGGTATCGTGGGGTAGCGAAACAAAAACCCCTGCTAGGAGATGCCATTTATCCCATCAACCCAACCCACATTCAAACTGCTTTGCAACTGACTCAATACAGTTTTTTGTTGT
Above is a window of Nostoc sp. UHCC 0702 DNA encoding:
- a CDS encoding cobalamin biosynthesis protein, whose product is MTNNIYILIIAALLDYLIGDPWGWPHPVQFMGWVISSMTKFSWQFCHNSLTQRLAGILLGIILIIGSGYIGWLIIQAAKWVHPLLGIAIEIILLASCFALRSLRTAAEAVLQPLKLGNLQEARKILSNYVGRDTQNLTELEILRAVLETVTENATDGVMAPLFYAIIGSFVLGVGATPVALAYKASSTLDSMVGYREAPYTYLGWFSARLEDCLTWIPCRLTVLTLGLLSGNPWHVWRICRRDAVLDPSPNSGWSECAYAAILGVQMGGINWYRGVAKQKPLLGDAIYPINPTHIQTALQLTQYSFLLWLGLAIAIFLILSNR